A DNA window from Rhizobium sp. NXC14 contains the following coding sequences:
- a CDS encoding N-acetylmuramoyl-L-alanine amidase has protein sequence MFKRARIAAQSATRRSTFARRVQTAVLIAGCLLPGLAGSAETKDPLLAYGARIIGDDARTRIVIDFDREPRFSVHYIANPERIVVDLPATAFGFPGKDLAARGLFKDIRYGKMDEESARIVLTAARPVKLSLAKVQADEAGRGHRLVLDAEMIDKEAFAELVKTQSWDDRTEAAQTTSAIPAPEKAAPGDFVIAVDAGHGGIDTGAIGVDTKTEEKQLTLAFARALADRLNKEPGIKAFLTRSDDEFLSLSQRVLIARQNHAGLFISLHADTLKQKDIRGATVYTISDKASDKLAADLAERENLSDQIAGKEVVAEPPEVADILLDLTRRETQAFSISLAEIVLNSFKDQVGTINNPHRHAGFRVLQAPDVPSILLELGFLSNAEDEKLLLDETWRTRIADLLTEAVKRYRTGVVANGG, from the coding sequence TTGTTTAAGAGGGCTCGGATCGCGGCGCAGTCCGCAACGCGGCGATCGACATTCGCAAGGCGGGTTCAGACGGCGGTGCTCATTGCAGGTTGCCTCCTGCCTGGCCTCGCGGGTTCGGCCGAGACGAAGGATCCGCTGCTCGCTTATGGGGCGCGCATCATCGGCGATGACGCCAGGACGCGCATCGTCATCGATTTCGACCGCGAACCGCGTTTCTCCGTCCATTATATCGCCAATCCGGAGCGGATCGTCGTCGATCTGCCGGCCACCGCCTTCGGTTTCCCTGGGAAGGATTTGGCCGCTCGCGGCCTCTTCAAGGATATCCGCTACGGCAAGATGGATGAGGAGAGCGCCCGCATCGTGCTGACAGCGGCAAGGCCGGTGAAGCTCTCGCTCGCCAAGGTGCAGGCCGACGAGGCGGGCAGGGGTCATCGCCTGGTGCTCGACGCCGAAATGATCGATAAGGAGGCCTTTGCCGAACTGGTGAAGACACAATCGTGGGATGATCGGACCGAGGCGGCTCAGACGACGAGCGCCATTCCGGCGCCGGAGAAAGCCGCCCCCGGCGATTTCGTCATTGCCGTCGACGCCGGCCATGGCGGCATCGACACCGGCGCAATCGGCGTCGATACGAAGACCGAGGAAAAGCAGTTGACGCTTGCCTTCGCCAGGGCACTGGCCGACCGGCTGAACAAGGAGCCGGGCATCAAGGCGTTCCTGACGCGCAGCGACGACGAGTTCCTGTCGCTTTCCCAGCGGGTGCTGATCGCCCGCCAGAACCATGCCGGCCTGTTCATTTCACTGCATGCCGATACGCTGAAACAGAAGGATATCCGCGGCGCAACGGTCTATACGATTTCGGACAAGGCCTCCGACAAGCTCGCAGCCGATCTTGCCGAACGCGAAAACCTTTCCGACCAGATCGCCGGCAAGGAGGTAGTCGCCGAGCCGCCCGAGGTCGCCGACATCCTGCTCGATCTGACGCGGCGCGAGACGCAGGCCTTTTCGATCTCGCTGGCCGAGATCGTGCTGAATTCCTTCAAGGACCAAGTCGGCACCATCAACAATCCGCACCGCCACGCCGGCTTCCGCGTGCTGCAGGCCCCCGACGTGCCGTCGATCCTGCTCGAGCTCGGATTCCTGTCGAATGCCGAAGACGAAAAACTGCTGCTCGACGAAACCTGGCGCACCAGGATTGCCGATCTCCTGACCGAGGCGGTGAAGCGATACCGTACCGGCGTTGTGGCGAATGGCGGATAA